The window TCGCTGGGTTCGGTGGGGGCCGACTTCGAGGGCGTGTACGACGGCGTGTACGACGGCGGCCAGTCGGAGCCGGTGCCGCCGGTGCCGGTACCGGTGTCGGTGGAGGGGGCCGAGGGCTGGTCGGTGTTGTCGTCGGACGGGGTCGCGGAGTCCCGGTCGTCCTTCGTGCTCTTGGAGTGCGTCTTCGTCGGCTTCAGGTCCGTGCCGCCTCCGCCGCCGCCACCGGCGCCCTTCAGCGCCAGCGCGACGCCCGCCGTGATCGCGATGACCGCGAGGACGGCGAGGATCCACAGCTTGCCGCGGCCGCTGCCCTTGTTGCCGTGCCCCTCGAAGCCGCCGTCGTCACCGTTGCCGTAGCCGCCCGGCAGGATCGGCTGCGGGATCTGCGCGGTGCCCGCGCCGAAGTCGCCGGGGTGCTGCATGGCGGTCGTGCCCGCGAAGCCGCCCGCCGGGGTGTGCCGGCCGTCGTGCGCCGCCACCGGGCCGGTGTTCCAGGTACCGGTGTGGCCGCCGGCCTCGTACAGCATCTGCAGGCCGTACTGGACCAGGCCGCGCATCTCCTCGGCGGTCTGGAACCGGTCGTCGGGCTCCTTGGCGAGGGACCGCATGACCAGGCCGTCCAGCTCCGGCGGGCAGCCGTCGGAGGTCTCCGAGGGCGGGACCGGGATGTCCTGGACGTGCTGGTAGACCACCGACAGCGGGGTCTCGCCGGTGAACGGCGGACGCAGCGCGAGGAGTTCGTAGAGCAGGCAGCCGACCGCGTACAGGTCGGAGCGGTGGTCGACGGCCTTGCCGAGCGCCTGCTCCGGCGAGAGGTACTGCGGGGTGCCCATGACCATGCCGGTCTGCGTCATCGTGGTGGACGCGCCGTGCAGGGCCCGGGCGATGCCGAAGTCCATCACCTTGACCGCGCCGGTGTGGGTGATGATGACGTTCGCCGGCTTGATGTCGCGGTGCACGATGCCGTGCTGGTGCGAGTAGGCGAGCGCCTCCAGGACCCCGGAGACGATGATCAGGGCCTGCTCGGGACCGGGCGCCTCGGCGTTCAGCAGCAGGTCGCGGATGGTGCGGCCCTCGACCAGCTCCATGACGATGTACGGCACGGACTGACCGCCGACGAAGTCCTCGCCGGAGTCGTACACGGCGACGATCGCGTGGTGGTTCAGACCGGCGACCGACTGGGCCTCGCGGGTGAAGCGGGCCTTCGAGGTCGGGTCCTCGGCCAGGTCGGCGCGGAGCAGCTTGACGGCGACCGTACGGCCGAGACGCACGTCCTCGGCCGCGAACACCTCGGCCATGCCGCCGCGGCCGAGCCGGTGCGTGAGCCGGTACCGGCCGTCGCCGACGAGCCCTCCGTTGCCCCACATCTCCGGCGTCTCTGACATGCCGCCGCCAGACGCCTCGGGGTCGGACGGGCCCTGGGCGCTGTGCGTCTGTGCCATCGGTCCTCGCCGTCGTTTCTGCCCGCGGTGCGCGCGGTGTTGTCACGGTCTCCGTCGGCCACGCTACAGCCTTCGTGGTGGCCGCCGGTTCGGATCCGGTACCGGGACCGGCCCCGAGACGGACCGGTCATGAAACCTCTAGCACGCGCTCTCGTGCAAATTGTGTGTACCGCCCGTACGCCCGGCGTAACGCTTCCGCGACGCTTCTTTCGCGTACGGTCACGGAACGGGCACCGAGCTTGACGTGTCGGTGCCCTGGGGCAGACTTGGCCGGGAATGACACATTCGATCAAGGCCTGTTCGCCGGGCGACGGCGCCGGACGGCCACTGGGGGACGCGGAGAGATGAGCCAGGACGGCGGCGCACACGGCCGGTACGCGGGGCAGGCGCTCGCCGGAGGCCGCTACCAGCTGCGCGACTTGCTCGGCGAGGGCGGCATGGCCTCGGTGCATCTGGCGTACGACGCCGTACTCGACCGCCAGGTCGCAATCAAGACGCTCCACAGCGAGCTGGGCCGGGAGCAGGCCTTCCGCGAGCGCTTCCGCCGCGAGGCCCAGGCCGTGGCCAAGCTCACGCACACCAACATCGTCTCCGTCTTCGACACGGGCGAGGACGACCTCGCCGGCATGGCGACGCCCTACATCGTCATGGAGTACGTCGAGGGCCGTCCGCTCGGCTCGGTCCTGGACGAGGACATCCGCCAGTACGGCGCGATGCCCGCCGACAAGGCGCTGAAGATCACCGCGGACGTGCTGGCGGCGCTGGAGATCAGCCACGAGATGGGGCTGGTCCACCGCGACATCAAGCCGGGCAACGTGATGATGACCAAGCGCGCCGTCGTGAAGGTCATGGACTTCGGCATCGCCCGCGCCATGCAGTCCGGTGTCACCTCGATGACCCAGACCGGCATGGTCGTCGGCACCCCGCAGTACCTCTCGCCCGAGCAGGCCCTCGGCCGGGGCGTGGACGCCCGGTCCGATCTGTACTCGGTCGGGATCATGCTGTTCCAGCTGGTCACCGGGCGGCTGCCGTTCGACGCCGACTCCCCGCTGGCGATCGCCTACGCGCATGTGCAGGAGGA of the Streptomyces sp. 1222.5 genome contains:
- a CDS encoding protein kinase, with amino-acid sequence MAQTHSAQGPSDPEASGGGMSETPEMWGNGGLVGDGRYRLTHRLGRGGMAEVFAAEDVRLGRTVAVKLLRADLAEDPTSKARFTREAQSVAGLNHHAIVAVYDSGEDFVGGQSVPYIVMELVEGRTIRDLLLNAEAPGPEQALIIVSGVLEALAYSHQHGIVHRDIKPANVIITHTGAVKVMDFGIARALHGASTTMTQTGMVMGTPQYLSPEQALGKAVDHRSDLYAVGCLLYELLALRPPFTGETPLSVVYQHVQDIPVPPSETSDGCPPELDGLVMRSLAKEPDDRFQTAEEMRGLVQYGLQMLYEAGGHTGTWNTGPVAAHDGRHTPAGGFAGTTAMQHPGDFGAGTAQIPQPILPGGYGNGDDGGFEGHGNKGSGRGKLWILAVLAVIAITAGVALALKGAGGGGGGGTDLKPTKTHSKSTKDDRDSATPSDDNTDQPSAPSTDTGTGTGGTGSDWPPSYTPSYTPSKSAPTEPSDEPSEPQTSQSQPSDPADGGTDAGTADGGTDAGTADGGTDAGGTDAGATAGTTADGGTGVTGG